A region of Argentina anserina chromosome 5, drPotAnse1.1, whole genome shotgun sequence DNA encodes the following proteins:
- the LOC126795780 gene encoding putative 12-oxophytodienoate reductase 11, with translation MFSRDGCIDLIIHCRVVLAPLTRQKSYGNVPQPHAILYYSQRTSKGGLLITEATGVSDTAQRYPDTPGIWTKEQVEAWKPIVNAVHAKGGIFFCQIWHVGRVSNSGFQPNGQAPISSNDKPLTPEIHSNGIGVAQFTPPRQLRTDEIPEIVNDFRLAPRNAMEAGFDGVEIHGAHGYQTDQFSKDQVNNRTDQYGGSLKNRCRFALDIVEAVVDEIGADKVGIRFSPFADYMESGDSNPKELGLYLANALNKYGIVYCHMSEPRMKTVGEKIETPDSLVPMRKAFNGTFIASGGYDREDGNKAVAEGRADLVAFGRWFLANPDLPKRFELNAPLNKYIRETFYVSDTVLCYTHYPFLDITALVSD, from the exons ATGTTTTCTAGAG ATGGTTGTATTGATTTGATTATCCATTGCAGAGTTGTTTTAGCACCATTGACTAGACAGAAATCATACGGAAATGTGCCCCAGCCACATGCCATCTTATATTACTCTCAGAGAACATCGAAAGGGGGTCTTCTCATAACTGAAGCCACTGGAGTTTCTGACACAGCACAACG GTATCCAGATACTCCTGGTATATGGACAAAGGAGCAAGTTGAAGCATGGAAACCCATAGTCAATGCTGTACATGCTAAAGGGGGTATCTTCTTCTGTCAGATTTGGCATGTGGGGAGGGTTTCAAATAGTG GCTTTCAGCCGAATGGGCAAGCTCCAATCTCTTCTAATGACAAACCCCTAACCCCCGAGATACATTCTAATGGCATCGGTGTTGCGCAATTCACACCTCCAAGACAATTAAGGACAGATGAAATTCCTGAGATTGTTAATGATTTTAGACTTGCTCCAAGGAATGCAATGGAAGCTg GCTTTGATGGGGTTGAAATTCATGGCGCCCATGGCTATCAAACTGATCAGTTTTCGAAAGATCAAGTAAATAATCGAACAGACCAATATGGTGGATCTCTAAAAAACCgttgccgatttgcactaGACATTGTTGAAGCTGTTGTAGACGAGATAGGAGCAGATAAAGTTGGAATTAGATTCTCTCCATTTGCAGACTATATGGAATCCGGAGATTCTAATCCAAAGGAGTTGGGACTCTATCTAGCCAATGCCTTGAACAAATATGGAATCGTGTACTGCCACATGAGTGAGCCAAGAATGAAGACTGTTGGAGAAAAGATTGAAACTCCCGACAGTCTTGTTCCCATGAGAAAGGCTTTTAATGGTACCTTCATTGCTTCTGGTGGTTATGACAGGGAAGATGGGAACAAAGCTGTGGCTGAGGGCCGTGCAGATCTTGTAGCTTTTGGTCGTTGGTTCTTGGCTAATCCAGATTTACCAAAGAGATTTGAGCTTAATGCTCCTCTAAACAAGTACATCCGAGAGACATTCTACGTATCTGATACGGTTCTTTGTTACACTCACTATCCATTTCTTGACATCACTGCTTTAGTCTCCGACTGA